The window CAGCGCAACGCCTATATCCGAAACTTCGTCCAAAACTATAACCGCACACGCCTGCGATGCCTCGGCTATCAAAGCCCGCTCGAAATCCTCAACAATCTCACGGAACACAACATTTTCACGGGGACAGGCGGGGCGGGGAAGAGTGCCAGGAATCGGGAATCCATAACAATGCCCTGACGTTTGAAATCTGGGTCCCCCGTCGGGGCGGGGGACCCCGGTAGAGGGCGTTGCAAAGTCCCCATCCCCGCCTCCGCCCACACCCCCACACCCTCGCATCCCTCATTTCACGCCCACTGCTCTCGACCCATTGTGTTATCGCGCTAATACGATATAGGGGTGTCACAACGGTGTATGGTTCGGCGCGATGGGGTGTCCGGGCCAGTGGCATCGGGTTCCGTGTGGGCCAGCTCTCTGAGGTCCGTACCAGTGACGCCTGGGCCAGCGCATCCGGCCTTGCGGTATCCGGCCCTGTGTCACCCGGCGGCGCAGCGGGCGGGCAAAAGAATGAAAGGGAGGGCGGTGATGCGCCTCGACAGGGAAACGAAGGAACGTGATTTCAACGCGCTGTGCGAGGCGCTGCTGGCCGCAAAGGATGCGGGCGAGATGGCGCGCTTTCTCACCGATCTGACGACGCCGGGCGAGCGCGATGCGCTGGCCGAGCGCTGGCGTGTGGCGCAATTGCTGGAGGCGGGCCGGTCCTATCGCGAGATCAGCGCGGAGACCGGCGTCTCCACCACCACGGTCACGCGCGTGGCGCGCTTTCTCGCGCAGGAACCGCACCAGGGCTACCGCCTGATCCTTGACCGCATGAAGGAGAAAGTCCGATGAGCGCCGGACGCCTCACCTTGGCCGTACAAAAAAGCGGCCGGCTCGCCGAGGGCGGGTTTGACCTTTTAAAACAGTCGGGCGTGAAGCTCGCCTATGCGCGCGACGCGCTGATGCGCCGGGCGGAGAATGTGCCGCTCGATCTGATGCTGATCCGCGATGATGACATCCCGAGCTTCGTCGCCTCTGGCGCGTGCGGGTGCGGCATTGTCGGTGAGAATGTGCTGGCCGAGGCGGCGGCGCGTTCAGCCAGAGTGGCAGGCTTGCAAATCGTCCAGCGGCTGGGCTTTGCCAGATGCACGCTGAAACTCGCCGCGCCTCTGGAGGGACCGGTCCAGTCGGTGGCAGATCTTGAGGGCCGCGCCATCGCCACCTCCTATCCCGCCCTGACGGCGGCTTATCTGAAAGAACGTGGCATCACGGCAGAAATCGTGGAGATGGGCGGCTCTGTCGAGGTCGCCCCGCGCATGAAAATCGCCGACGCGATCTGCGATCTGGTCTCCACCGGCGCGACGCTGGAAGCCAATGGCCTCGCCGCGTTCGAGACCGTGCTGGAGAGCGAGGCGGTGCTGATCGCCAACCGCGAAGCGCTCAATGGCGCGGCGGCGACGCTGGACCTGCTGGTGGAGCGCTTCAAGGGCGTGATCGCCTCGCGCCAGACCAAATACATCCTCCTGAACGCCCCCAAGGACCGGCTGGACGAGATACGCGCCGTGCTGCCGGGCGCCGATGCGCCAACGGTAGCCCCCGTGGTGGGCCGCGATGATGTGGTCGCCATCCATGCGGTGTGTACGGAGGAAGTGTTCTGGTCGACGCTGGAGCAGATCAAGGCCGCGGGCGGGCGCTCCATCCTCGTCCTGCCGATCGAAAAGATGATGGCCTGATGACCCTTCTCAGCCGATATGTCTGGGCGGAGTTGTCGCCTGAGGAACGCGCGGCCCTGATGGCCCGGCCGAGCGATAGCTCGGATGCGTTTGCGGTGGCCGCGAAAATCCTCTCCGAGGTGCGCGCCGAGGGCGAAACCGCCGTGCGCCGCTATGCGCAAGAACTCGATGGCCATGCGCCTGCAGACTTCCGTGTGCCGGTGAGCGATCTCAAAGCCGCGGCG is drawn from Glycocaulis alkaliphilus and contains these coding sequences:
- the hisG gene encoding ATP phosphoribosyltransferase; this translates as MSAGRLTLAVQKSGRLAEGGFDLLKQSGVKLAYARDALMRRAENVPLDLMLIRDDDIPSFVASGACGCGIVGENVLAEAAARSARVAGLQIVQRLGFARCTLKLAAPLEGPVQSVADLEGRAIATSYPALTAAYLKERGITAEIVEMGGSVEVAPRMKIADAICDLVSTGATLEANGLAAFETVLESEAVLIANREALNGAAATLDLLVERFKGVIASRQTKYILLNAPKDRLDEIRAVLPGADAPTVAPVVGRDDVVAIHAVCTEEVFWSTLEQIKAAGGRSILVLPIEKMMA
- a CDS encoding YerC/YecD family TrpR-related protein; its protein translation is MRLDRETKERDFNALCEALLAAKDAGEMARFLTDLTTPGERDALAERWRVAQLLEAGRSYREISAETGVSTTTVTRVARFLAQEPHQGYRLILDRMKEKVR